A stretch of the Lolium perenne isolate Kyuss_39 chromosome 3, Kyuss_2.0, whole genome shotgun sequence genome encodes the following:
- the LOC127341152 gene encoding cytochrome P450 734A6, with protein MTMVWWWITAAVAALAYMAVKLMEVLWWRPRRVEEHFARQGIRGPPYRFFIGCVREMVALMVAASAKPMPPPYRSHNVLPRVLAFYHHWKKIYGSTFLIWFGPTPRLAVADPDLIREILLSRAEHFDRYESHPMVRQLEGEGLVSLRGEKWAHHRRVLAPTFHMDNLKMLLPFIGRTVVDMVEKWDAMADAVSGDVEIDVSEWFQVVTEDAITRTAFGQSYEDGKAVFKLQTQLMAFASEAFRKVFIPGYRFLPTKKNTSSWKLDKEIRKNLVTLIGRRQEATDDERLQGCAKDLLGLMINAGSKGGRRGQPVSPITVNDIVEECKTFFFAGKQTTSNLLTWITVVLAMHPEWQERARQEVLDVCGAHDIPCREQLAKLKTLGMILNETLRLYPPAVATVRRAKSDVVLGGRYHIPRDTELLIPIMAVHHDARLWGPDATEFNPARFADGVARAAKHPSAFIPFGLGSRMCIGQNLALLETKLTVAIILQRFDFRLSPKYLHAPTVLMLLHPQYGAPVIFRSRSLQTSSDHQAEATPV; from the exons ATGACGATGGTCTGGTGGTGGATCACCGCGGCCGTGGCGGCCctggcgtacatggcggtgaagCTGATGGAGGTGCTGTGGTGGCGGCCGCGGCGTGTGGAGGAGCACTTCGCGCGGCAGGGGATCAGAGGACCCCCATACCGGTTCTTCATCGGCTGCGTCCGGGAGATGGTGGCGCTCATGGTGGCCGCCTCCGCCAAGCCAATGCCGCCCCCCTACCGCTCCCATAACGTCCTCCCCCGCGTCCTCGCCTTCTACCACCACTGGAAGAAAATCTATG GTTCCACGTTCCTCATCTGGTTCGGCCCCACGccgcgcctcgccgtcgccgacccGGACCTCATCAGGGAGATCCTCCTCTCGCGCGCCGAGCACTTCGACCGCTACGAGTCGCACCCCATGGTGCGGCAGCTGGAGGGCGAGGGGCTCGTCAGCCTGCGCGGCGAGAAGTGGGCGCACCACCGCAGGGTGCTCGCGCCCACCTTCCACATGGACAACCTCAAG ATGCTGCTGCCGTTCATCGGGAGGACGGTCGTGGACATGGTGGAGAAGTGGGACGCCATGGCCGACGCCGTGTCAGGCGACGTCGAGATCGACGTGTCCGAGTGGTTCCAGGTAGTGACGGAGGACGCCATCACGCGCACGGCCTTCGGCCAGAGCTATGAGGACGGGAAGGCCGTGTTCAAGCTCCAGACGCAGCTCATGGCCTTCGCCTCTGAGGCATTCCGCAAGGTCTTCATCCCTGGATACAG GTTCTTGCCGACCAAGAAGAACACGAGCTCGTGGAAGCTGGACAAGGAGATCAGGAAGAACCTGGTGACGCTCATCGGCCGGCGGCAGGAGGCCACAGACGACGAGAGGCTCCAAGGGTGCGCCAAGGACCTCCTCGGCCTCATGATCAACGCCGGCAGCAAAGGCGGCAGGAGAGGACAGCCGGTCAGCCCCATCACCGTGAACGACATTGTGGAGGAGTGCAAGACCTTCTTCTTCGCCGGCAAGCAGACCACGTCGAACCTCCTGACGTGGATCACCGTCGTGCTCGCCATGCACCCGGAGTGGCAGGAGCGGGCCCGGCAGGAGGTCCTCGACGTCTGCGGCGCCCACGACATCCCCTGCCGCGAGCAGCTCGCCAAGCTCAAGACT CTCGGCATGATCCTGAACGAGACGTTGCGGCTGTACCCTCCGGCAGTGGCGACTGTGCGCCGGGCGAAGTCCGACGTGGTGCTCGGCGGCCGGTACCACATCCCACGAGACACGGAGCTGCTGATCCCGATCATGGCCGTGCACCACGACGCGCGGCTTTGGGGGCCAGACGcgacggagttcaacccggcgcgGTTCGCGGACGGCGTGGCGCGGGCGGCCAAGCACCCGTCGGCGTTCATACCCTTCGGGCTGGGCTCGCGGATGTGCATCGGCCAGAACCTGGCACTCCTGGAGACCAAGCTCACGGTGGCCATCATCCTCCAGCGGTTTGATTTCCGGCTGTCGCCCAAATACCTACACGCTCCGACGGTGCTGATGCTCCTCCACCCACAGTACGGCGCGCCGGTGATCTTCCGATCCCGGTCGCTCCAGACGTCCTCCGATCATCAAGCGGAGGCGACGCCTGTGTAA